AAAAATCCTGCAGATTGACGAAATTTCCGAAGGCCTGACAGTGTGGCATGAAAAATTTGGTATCGGTACGGTTACGGAGGTCAAAGACAGAAAACAGGGACGGTTGCGAGTTCTTTTTGAGGATCATGGTGAAATGATTCTTTTGGCACGTTATGCCGGGTTACGTTCCGGGTAAAGTCATGGTGTCATTTTTGAGAATAACTGTAGAATACAAACAATGAGCCAACTCTTATTGATTGAGCAGAATTGACACAATGTTCACCCAAGATCAGCAGGCGTTGGTTTCTTCAGTGACCAATTGGTTTATATCCGCCATACAGTAGTGGTCTTTTCCATGGCGTTTTGCAGCATACATGGCCATATCTGCCAGTCGGATCAGTTGGTCCGGTTCTTCTCCATGGTCCGGGTAGAGAGCAATGCCTATACTGATGCTGATTACAGATTTTCCATACCTGCTACCCATGGCGGTTCGCACGGAACTGCAGAGTTTGTCGGCCACCAGTTCCGCATCGAGGCTGTCTGCTATCTGGGGAAGGGCGACGACAAATTCATCTCCTCCCCAGCGGCAGAGAATGTCGGAATCTCTCAGTGTATTCTGCAGGGAGGCGGACAGCTCAATCAGGAAAAGATCTCCCTTTTCGTGCCCATAGCTGTCATTTATGCGTTTGAAGTTGTCGAGATCAAGAAACAGGATGCCAATCAGGTCTTTGTTTCGTCTGGCGCGGAGGATCATCTGTCTAAGGAGGTCATGGAACAGTCGCCTGTTGGGCAGTTTGGTGAGGGTATCGTGATAGGCCATGTGGAGAAGCTGTTGCCGGGCTTTAGTGATGTCGGTAATATCATGGAGCGTGACAACAGCACCAATTTTTTTGCCATTGTTGTCATGCATTGCCTGACCATTAACCCGAAGTGTCTGTCGCTTCCCACTGCTTGAAAAAATCACAATTTCCTCGTTTCGTATTTCTTCTCCTGCAAGAGCTCTGGAGAGAGGGATTTCCTCTATGGAAAGGGGTGTCCGTCCATCTGGTTTGAACAGGCTGAAATATTCAGTCCATTTATGTAGCGGAACATTTTGATAATCAGACCCGTGAATTTTGACACTGGCCGGGTTGAACATGGAAAGATATCCTTCCGCATCGCAGACGACAATGCCGTCCCTGGTATGCTCCAGAACCGCTTCCTGAAATTTTTTCTGTCTGGCAAGTTCGGTCTGAGCCTGTTTGAGGGAAGTGATGTCGAGAAAATACCAGACCCTGCCGACATATTTTTCCTTACTGTAAACCGGATACGAGTGACGATAAAAGGTCCGGCCATCTTTGAGCTCGATTTCGTCAATGCTTTTTTCATTCGGACGTTCATGGAGATATATCATTTTCTGCATGAAAATTTCCGGTTCTCTGACCTGTTCGATAACTGCTTCCAGGCTGTCGAGATCATTGCGGCAATCTTCACTGAAATGAGGAATCTTCCACATGCGCAGAAATTCACTGTTATAGGAGATCATTTCCATCCTGTCGTTGACCAGGAGGATTCCCGCAGGATTGTGGCGATATTGTTCCTCCAGGAGCGCATGTTCCCGGTCACCTGGTGATTGCAGCAGTTTTTCCAGGTAAACCAGGGCCAGCAGGTTGCTGTTATCCAGCCTGGACAATTTCAGGGTTATGGGGTCCGCATGACCTGGCTGAGTCGCCAGTGTTGCCTCATATTGTACCGGATCTCCAGTTTTAATTTGTTTGAGAACGTGCGGAAAAGCTGACCTGTATTGTTTTTCCAGAAAATCCTGGAAAAACAGATCGGTCGGGGAAGAGTGGTCACAATTGAAAAATTCTGCCGCCAGAGGATTCAGGCGGAGAATCCGTGCATTCGGTTGCAGTTCAAGGGCAGGACAGGGGAGATTGTTAAACATTTTTTATAAAGAGTTTTTGCGTAATAAATGTGTTATGAAACCTGCGGCACTATATCCAACAATTGGAGCGTGTGTCAACAGGTAACATGAAAAACGTTGAAGGTGGGCAGGACATATCCTTCTTCCTCTGACACGCACTTGACTTCAAACCAGTGGTTTTGTAGTGTAAAATATGCCCAGTCAGAAAAGAAAATGGATTTATCTGTCAATTCAGAAGATCAGGCGAACATTTCGGAGTCTGCGCTTATCCGGCAGTAAAGCGGGTTGAGAGGTTTGCTTCGACAATTCTGAAGATGACGCCGCCTGAGTTGATGAGAACTCCGAATTAGAGGTCATTCAGTAAGGGAAAGGAGAAAATATGAGAAGACAGCTCTGTTTTGCAACAGCTTTTTTCGTGTCTGTATTTATTCTTTTTTTCCTGGTTTCCTGTGAGAACCAAAGGGAGTCGATTAAACTTGGTCTGGCAATTAATCTGAGTGGTCGCGGGGGAGCTGCAGGAGAACATATTCGTAATGGAGCCCTCCTGGCTGTCGAAGAAATAAATGAACAGGGTGGCATTAATGGACATTCTCTAGAGCTCTTGATTCGTGATGATAAAAACACCAGCGAGGGAATTCGGCAGGCAGACCGGTTTCTTCTTGACCGGAAAGTTGTCGCTGTAATCGGCCACAGCACATCAAGAAATACCCTGATCGCCTATCCTGCAGTCACTTCCAGCAAAACCCTGCTCATAACGCCGTATGCCGCTACGAATCGACTGACCGGCAAAGATGATCTGTTTGTCCGTACACAGGTAAGCTGTGATCTCTACGGGAAAAAAGCGGCAGAACTGTTTAAACGCAATTCTGTTAAATCCGTTGCTCTGCTGATGGATTTGAGTAATAGTGAGTTTGTCATGGACTGGGCTGCTTCTCTGAAACGATCATTTTCAGGAAAAATAACGGAAGTTCATTTTAATTCAAGTGAAGAACCGGACTGGGAACATATCTGCAATGAGCTCCTTTCTTCCGGACCGGATGCGGTTCTCTTTCTTGCTGAAGCCGGTATGACGGGGATAGCGTTGCAGAAGATAAAGGCTGCCGGGTTCAAAGGGAGGCTGTTTTCTTCCGTCTGGGCACATACTCCTGAGTTGTTCAGATATTCGGGACAGGCGGCGGAAGGGCTTTCTCTGATAACGTTTATCGATCCTGACAATTCCAGACCCCGCTATCTCGATTTTTCTTCAAAAATGAAAAAAATCTTTAAAACCGCAGCCAATCCCCGATCAACAAGGGCCTACGAATTGATTTATATCCTGGCGGATGGTCTGAGACGGTGTTCTGAAATAACAGGCGTTGAATTGAAAAAAGCTCTTCTTGCCGGGGAGTATGATACGTTGATGGGACATGTTCAGTTTGATAAATACGGAGATGTACTGCGTCCCGTCTATGAAGTAGTAGTTCGTGGGGGGCAATTTCACAATAATGGAGAAATATAGGTGACGCCACAACCTTTACAAAAGAAAATCAACCTGATGTTTTCTGCTGTTGCCGTCTGTGTTTTTCTTGTTGTGGTGTTTATCAGCGGTTTTCTTGAATACCAGCGTGTCAGGGATGAGTTTTCGTCCGTGATGTCGGCACGGATCAATGTTGCCCGTGCCCTGATGAAAAATACTCTCAGCTATACGGACAGCCTGGTTCAATCTCTTCTGCATAATGTTCCGCCCGGCAGGTTTGATGAGCTTATCTCCCGGTTTGATGCTTCCGGATATTTTAACCTGTCAGGAGACAGTTTTTATATTCTTGATGCGGACGGAAAGGTTGTTCATATTTCCAAACCTTATTCCCAGTACAAAGGCATGGATTTCAGTGCCATGGTGATAAACGGTTACAACAGGAAAAATCATGAATATCATTATTTTCAGTCTCTTCTGACAAAGGAATCGGTGGTTACAATCCAATATCCGCTCTATAATAAATATCTTCTGGTCATAGAACGGGGAGTGGAAAATTTTATTTCAATTATGAAGAGTTTCAGAAAGGGGAGACTGTATGAAGGGGAACAACTGTTCGTTCTTTCCGAGAAGGGCAGAGTGATTTACCATCCTGATGAGCTGCTGATGACCACCCGTTACAATCTTGGTTTTGATCTCAGGCAAAAGACAGAATCAGATCCCCATGGTCTTTTCTCTTTCCGTTACCAGGGGAAGAAACATATTGCCATTAAAGAAAATTTTGGTGAGCCAGCCGGCTGGATCATTTATTACAGTGTTCCTTCTTCTGTCATGTCGGAAGCAATTAAAAAAGTGCTGCTGCACCAGGTCGGTTTTCTGTTTTTTCTTTTTTTATTACTGTTTTCCGTTATTCATTTTATTTTCAAACGGTTTTTTTCACGACCTGTGAAAAA
The DNA window shown above is from Desulfomarina profundi and carries:
- a CDS encoding GGDEF domain-containing protein, translating into MFNNLPCPALELQPNARILRLNPLAAEFFNCDHSSPTDLFFQDFLEKQYRSAFPHVLKQIKTGDPVQYEATLATQPGHADPITLKLSRLDNSNLLALVYLEKLLQSPGDREHALLEEQYRHNPAGILLVNDRMEMISYNSEFLRMWKIPHFSEDCRNDLDSLEAVIEQVREPEIFMQKMIYLHERPNEKSIDEIELKDGRTFYRHSYPVYSKEKYVGRVWYFLDITSLKQAQTELARQKKFQEAVLEHTRDGIVVCDAEGYLSMFNPASVKIHGSDYQNVPLHKWTEYFSLFKPDGRTPLSIEEIPLSRALAGEEIRNEEIVIFSSSGKRQTLRVNGQAMHDNNGKKIGAVVTLHDITDITKARQQLLHMAYHDTLTKLPNRRLFHDLLRQMILRARRNKDLIGILFLDLDNFKRINDSYGHEKGDLFLIELSASLQNTLRDSDILCRWGGDEFVVALPQIADSLDAELVADKLCSSVRTAMGSRYGKSVISISIGIALYPDHGEEPDQLIRLADMAMYAAKRHGKDHYCMADINQLVTEETNAC
- a CDS encoding ABC transporter substrate-binding protein, whose amino-acid sequence is MRRQLCFATAFFVSVFILFFLVSCENQRESIKLGLAINLSGRGGAAGEHIRNGALLAVEEINEQGGINGHSLELLIRDDKNTSEGIRQADRFLLDRKVVAVIGHSTSRNTLIAYPAVTSSKTLLITPYAATNRLTGKDDLFVRTQVSCDLYGKKAAELFKRNSVKSVALLMDLSNSEFVMDWAASLKRSFSGKITEVHFNSSEEPDWEHICNELLSSGPDAVLFLAEAGMTGIALQKIKAAGFKGRLFSSVWAHTPELFRYSGQAAEGLSLITFIDPDNSRPRYLDFSSKMKKIFKTAANPRSTRAYELIYILADGLRRCSEITGVELKKALLAGEYDTLMGHVQFDKYGDVLRPVYEVVVRGGQFHNNGEI